In the bacterium genome, GCGCCTCTCGCGGGAGCCCGATCCGCGCGTCCCCGCGACCCTGCGCGAGCGGGTCTGGTCATCGCCGATCTGGATTGACGCCTCGTAGCAGGATTGGAGCAAGGACCCGGTTCGCTACGGCGGCCGATCTCGGTCACACGCACCGAGGCCCGCGACTCGGCTTGCTCGTGTTCCAGCACCGGAGTTGGTCGCTTGCCTTTCTCACCAAGGCTGGTGGCTGATGCTGCTCGGCCCAACTCCCTGGTACCCTGATCGGGAACCCGAGCCGGTCATGCCCGGCTCGCGAGCCAGAGCGAGCATCGATGGAACTTGTGCGAAGGGTCCCCCGCGTCGTTTCGAGCCTGCGAGGCGGAAGCGGGTGAGTGAGGACACCACACGCCATCTGGGTCTCCTCGGTGCGACGTCGGTGGGCGTGGGCGCGATCGTGGGCGGCGGCATCCTCGCGCTGGCGGGCATCGCATTCGCGACGGCGGGCCCCGCGGCCATCGTCGCCTTTGCGTTCAATGGATGCATCGCACTCCTCACGGCCGCGAGCTTCGCCGAGCTTGCGATCCGTTTCCCCCAGTCCGGCGGCACCTACACCTACGCCAAGCGCGTGCTGTCGATCGAGGCGGCCTTCGTGGTGGGCTGGGTCGTCTGGTTCGCGTCGATCGTCGCGGGTGTGCTCTACGCGCTTGGCTTCGCCGTCTTCGCGGCAGAGGGTGCGGCCCGCCTGCTCGAAGGGATGGGGCGTGACGCAGCCTGGCTAGGGGGCTCCGTGCTGCGCGGCGCGGTCGCGGTTGGGGCAACGGCATTCTACGGACTCATGCTGGTGCGCACGGCACGCGGTGGCGGCCAGACCGCGACGGCGGGCAAGCTGATCGTCTTCGCAGTGCTGGTCGCGGGGGGCGCCTGGGCCATGGGCCAGATGTCGACATCCACGCTGCTGTCGCGGCTCGATCCCTTCTTCGTCGGCGGATCTGACGGGCTGCTCCGGGCGATGGGATACACCTTCATCGCGCTACAGGGCTTCGACCTGATCGCGGCCGTCGGCGGCGAGGTGCGCGACCCGGAGCGGAACCTTCCGCGTGCCATGTATCTCTCGCTCGGGATCGCCCTGGGCATCTACATCTCGCTGCTCCTCGTGCTCATGACGGTCGGCACGCCCGACGGGGGAAGCATTGCCGAGGCTGCCGCGGCCAACCCGGCCGGTCTGGTGGCGGAGGCGGCCGAACGATTCCTGGGTCCGACCGGCTATTGGCTGGTGATCGGCGCCGGCGTGCTCTCGATGCTCTCGGCGCTGCAGGCCAATCTGCTCGGTGCGTCGCGTGTCGCCTTCGCGATGGCGCGCGACCGCACGTTGCCGCGGCCGCTCGGCCGCATGCGGGGAAGGAGCGGCACGCCGGCGATCGCCGTGGGGGTGACGGGCGCGTTGTTGGCCGCCCTCGCGCTCGTCGTGGGCGATGTCTCCGCAGCGGGGGCGGCGTCGAGTCTCATCTTCCTGCTCTCCTTTGCCATGGTGCACGGCGCCGCCATCCTTGCTCGCCGCCGCTCGGGCGAGCGCAGCGTCCCCTGGCTTCCGCTTGCGGGCGGTCTCCTGTGCCTCGCTCTGGCGGTGTTCCAGACCTTCGCGGTACCGCAGGCGGGCGCCATCGTGTTGTCGTGGCTCATGCTCGGCGGTGCGTTCTACTTCCTGTGGCTGGCTCCGGGCGCCAACCTTGCGGACGCCTCGGCCGAGGCGCGCGATCCCGAGCTCGCCCGGCTGCGGGGCCGCAGCCCGCTGGTGCTGGTGCCCATCGCCGACCCGACCAGCGCCGCGGTCATGGCCGGTGTGGCGGCGACGGTTCGTACGCCGGGGACGGGGCGGATCCTGCTGTTCTCCGTGGTGCAAGAGCTCGACGAGGTGCCGGCCGACGGGCATCCGGCTCTCGCAGATGCACAGGGCATTCTCGGGGAGGCGCTGCGCCGGAGCTTCGAGCGCGCCACGCCAGCCGAAACCCTCTTCACCGTCGCCCCCGACACCGTGGCCGAGATCCTGCGGGTCGCGAGGCTGTACCGTTGCGAGACCGTTCTCCTGGGGGCGCCGCGGCTCGAAGGCGGCAAGGTCGGTCCGCGTGTCTCCGAGTTGCTGCTCGGTCTCGATGCCGACGTCGTGCTCGTGCGGGCGCCGCATCGCTGGTGCGTGGCCCAGGTGCGGCGGGTGCTCATACCGATCGGCGGGGTCCGCGATCACAGCCGGGTGCGTGCGCGCCTGCTCGCGAGCCTGAGTCGCACCGACGAATGTGCCCTCACCTTCCTGCGCACGGTTCCGCCCTCCGCCTCGCCGGAGGAGCGGCTGCGTGCCGAGCGTGAGCTGCGCGTCCTCGCGCGGGACGAGGCGGGCGGGCAGTTCGAGATCGTCATCGAAGACGCCGTGGATCCGCGCGAGGCGATCCTGCGCCGCGCCGCGGAGACCGATCTCGTCCTGATGGGTCTGCAGCGGGATCGTCGTGCGGGCCGAGCGATCGGGCCCCTGGCCCTGGCGATCACGACCGAGAGCGAAGTTCCGTTGATCTTGATCGGCGCGCGCCGCGTTCGCGGCTTCGGTCGGGGCGGCTAGGCCAGGCAGTCGGGCCAGACGCTACAGGCCCGGCGCTCCAGGCCCGAAGCAGGGCGGGCCTTCAAGCGGATGTGAGCGTGGCGACCATCCGCATCTCGAGGGACTTGCGGATGACCCGGTCTCGGGCGGCCTCGGCGCGGGCGCTCCACGTCTCGCTGAGGGTGGCCTCGCGAAGCAGCCCGGTGAGCTTGCGGAAGGTCGCGCGGATGGGCTCGGTCGTGACCTCGGGGAGGGCCGGCGGCTCGCTTGCGGAGAGGGCCTGGAGCGCCGCCTCGTCGCCAGCGGCGACGGCCTCGCAGCCACGCCCCAGTTCGAGGTAGAGCCACTCGAGCGCATCCTCGCCCGGCAGTATGCACGCGCCGTGGGGCATGCCCAGGGTGTCGAAGACCCAGGCCTGCTCTGGGCCCATCTCGGAACGGAAGTGCCACTCCTGGCCCGGGTCGGGCAGAAACGTCCAGATGTCGTTGACGCTCTTCTCCTCGTCCCGTTCGAGGAAGGAGGTGACGGGCAGGCCGTAGCGGAGCTGGTGGCGTTTGGCGTCGAGGGTGCGCCGGTCCATCAGGACGAGGGGGCGCGTCACCTGCTGGATCGGGATCCAGAGGTTCAGGAGGAAGAGCGACGACGTGTCGTTGCGCCCGTCCGGGGTCTGGTGGCGGAAGAGCTGCGGGGCGGCGCCCTTCATCATCTGCTTCAGCGGTGTGCCGAACACGTCTTGATCGCCGTGGATGCCCATGGCGCCGCCGTGGCCGTTGGCCCCGTCCATGCCGCCAGGGTTCACGTCGAGCCCGTTGGGCCCGGCCCACCGCAAGATCATGCCGTCGTCGGCAACGTGCTGGATCTCGAGCGCCTTGCCGCCGGTCAGCTCGAAGCGCGCACCGTTCACGTTCTCGCGCACCGCGCGCGCCGTGGCGTCGGAGAGAAAGTCCTCTTCACGAATCGTGGCGAGGGCGGCCTGCAGGCCCGGGTGGCCC is a window encoding:
- a CDS encoding amino acid permease produces the protein MSEDTTRHLGLLGATSVGVGAIVGGGILALAGIAFATAGPAAIVAFAFNGCIALLTAASFAELAIRFPQSGGTYTYAKRVLSIEAAFVVGWVVWFASIVAGVLYALGFAVFAAEGAARLLEGMGRDAAWLGGSVLRGAVAVGATAFYGLMLVRTARGGGQTATAGKLIVFAVLVAGGAWAMGQMSTSTLLSRLDPFFVGGSDGLLRAMGYTFIALQGFDLIAAVGGEVRDPERNLPRAMYLSLGIALGIYISLLLVLMTVGTPDGGSIAEAAAANPAGLVAEAAERFLGPTGYWLVIGAGVLSMLSALQANLLGASRVAFAMARDRTLPRPLGRMRGRSGTPAIAVGVTGALLAALALVVGDVSAAGAASSLIFLLSFAMVHGAAILARRRSGERSVPWLPLAGGLLCLALAVFQTFAVPQAGAIVLSWLMLGGAFYFLWLAPGANLADASAEARDPELARLRGRSPLVLVPIADPTSAAVMAGVAATVRTPGTGRILLFSVVQELDEVPADGHPALADAQGILGEALRRSFERATPAETLFTVAPDTVAEILRVARLYRCETVLLGAPRLEGGKVGPRVSELLLGLDADVVLVRAPHRWCVAQVRRVLIPIGGVRDHSRVRARLLASLSRTDECALTFLRTVPPSASPEERLRAERELRVLARDEAGGQFEIVIEDAVDPREAILRRAAETDLVLMGLQRDRRAGRAIGPLALAITTESEVPLILIGARRVRGFGRGG